A single genomic interval of Desulfobaccales bacterium harbors:
- a CDS encoding glycosyltransferase, translated as MQVSASAVKSAADYGSLLPAAKRLNTIDLLIKIFVPLGLLVSFWVALEVGFLDSYLALFTLQTYQKPLAAVAAAYGLTFLIFQAVRTFFWWRYQPFLLPRGPLPKVTVIIPAYNEGAMVEKAIYSVAASDYPTDRLEIFCIDDGSKDDTWEYMQRAQSRCPELIRLIRFPENRGKREALYIGFTMGTGEYFVTVDSDSVIEPATLKHIVAPLLHDAKIGGVAGNIKVYNRSVNLITRMLWVRFVLAFDFLRASQSGYRFVFYTPGALSAYRREAILPILEEWRRQTFLGAPCTIGEDRAFTNLILKQGYDTVYQRSAVVYTTVPENYKGMCRMFLRWDRSNFRESYLQMTFMFTHYREKHRILPIVDFFVRELEFPLSCVFIPLILVAIVISPLVLVKFLTALALVSFILTVYYISTERDMDFVYGVFYAFFALFFVKWIRPYAFLTLRDGRWLTR; from the coding sequence ATGCAAGTATCAGCCAGCGCAGTTAAGTCCGCGGCCGACTACGGCTCTCTTTTGCCGGCCGCCAAGCGTTTAAATACAATAGATTTATTGATAAAAATCTTTGTGCCCCTGGGGCTGCTGGTTTCATTCTGGGTGGCCCTGGAAGTGGGTTTTCTGGATAGTTATCTGGCCCTGTTCACTCTACAGACCTATCAAAAGCCCTTGGCAGCAGTGGCGGCCGCCTACGGCCTGACTTTTTTAATTTTTCAGGCGGTACGCACCTTCTTCTGGTGGCGCTACCAGCCTTTTCTCCTGCCCCGGGGGCCTCTCCCCAAGGTTACGGTCATTATCCCCGCTTACAATGAGGGGGCCATGGTGGAGAAGGCCATTTATTCCGTGGCCGCATCCGATTACCCCACCGATCGGTTGGAGATTTTCTGTATTGATGACGGTTCCAAAGACGACACATGGGAATACATGCAGCGGGCCCAGTCCCGGTGTCCGGAATTGATCCGCTTAATCCGCTTTCCGGAAAACAGAGGTAAGCGGGAGGCTCTTTATATCGGTTTTACCATGGGGACCGGGGAATATTTCGTCACCGTGGACTCGGACAGCGTCATTGAACCAGCTACCTTGAAACATATTGTGGCACCTCTCCTCCACGACGCCAAGATCGGGGGAGTGGCCGGCAACATCAAGGTTTACAACCGCTCGGTCAACCTGATTACCCGGATGCTGTGGGTCCGTTTTGTCCTGGCTTTTGATTTCCTGCGGGCCTCCCAATCCGGCTACCGCTTTGTTTTCTACACTCCCGGGGCTTTGTCCGCCTACCGCCGGGAAGCGATCTTGCCCATTTTGGAAGAGTGGCGCCGCCAGACCTTCCTGGGCGCCCCCTGCACCATCGGCGAAGACCGGGCCTTTACCAACCTTATTCTCAAGCAAGGATACGACACCGTTTACCAGCGCAGCGCCGTGGTTTACACCACTGTCCCCGAGAATTACAAAGGCATGTGCCGTATGTTTCTGCGCTGGGACCGGTCCAATTTTCGGGAGTCCTACTTACAGATGACCTTCATGTTTACCCACTACCGGGAAAAGCACCGCATCCTGCCCATCGTTGACTTTTTTGTCCGAGAATTGGAATTCCCCCTCTCTTGTGTCTTTATCCCACTCATCCTGGTTGCCATCGTCATCTCCCCCTTGGTGCTGGTTAAGTTTTTGACAGCTCTGGCCCTGGTCTCTTTTATACTCACGGTTTATTACATCAGCACGGAAAGGGACATGGACTTCGTCTACGGCGTCTTCTATGCTTTTTTCGCCCTCTTTTTCGTGAAATGGATCCGTCCTTATGCGTTCCTCACTCTAAGAGACGGCCGCTGGCTCACTCGATAA
- a CDS encoding response regulator transcription factor: MSTKILLADDHQIMREGLAALLEREPGLQVVGEAGDGRAAVRLARELSPDVVVMDVTMPDLNGIDATRQILEENRQIKIIALSMHADRRFVKGMLQAGASGYLLKHSASQELIKAIKLVIVNQVYLSPEVAGVVVEDYTSPALDNSAFAVLTPREREVLQLFAEGKNPRQIAATLHLGLKTVEAYRRQIMEKLDFQSFAELIKYALREGLTSLDS; encoded by the coding sequence ATGAGCACTAAAATCCTTTTGGCCGATGATCATCAGATCATGCGGGAAGGGCTCGCCGCCTTGCTGGAGCGAGAACCCGGCCTGCAAGTTGTGGGTGAGGCCGGCGACGGCCGGGCTGCGGTGCGGCTGGCCCGAGAACTCAGCCCTGACGTGGTGGTTATGGACGTCACCATGCCTGACCTCAACGGCATTGACGCCACCCGCCAGATTCTCGAGGAAAACCGGCAGATCAAGATCATCGCCCTGTCCATGCACGCCGACCGCCGCTTTGTCAAAGGCATGCTCCAGGCTGGGGCGTCGGGTTACTTGCTGAAACATTCCGCCTCTCAGGAACTTATCAAGGCCATTAAACTGGTCATAGTCAACCAGGTCTACCTGAGCCCGGAGGTGGCCGGAGTGGTGGTTGAAGACTATACTTCTCCGGCCCTCGACAACTCCGCTTTTGCGGTGTTGACTCCCCGGGAACGGGAAGTCTTACAGCTCTTCGCCGAAGGCAAGAACCCCCGGCAGATTGCCGCCACCCTACATCTGGGCCTCAAAACCGTGGAAGCCTACCGCCGCCAGATCATGGAGAAGCTGGATTTCCAAAGCTTCGCCGAACTCATCAAATACGCCCTCCGGGAAGGACTCACTTCCCTGGACTCCTGA
- a CDS encoding CHASE3 domain-containing protein gives MGSGIGKKLVAVWITLGVAIFATVYLVTFQEQLRLDLDKLAHIRETLSLVYDLENQLADAESAARGYVLTKDEQQLDRYHVAVKNIDQAFADLYQLTADEAGPRRLLDELKPLIEKRRALFQKSIGLAQQMEGEKGRQAVAKEGARLQDRIRKGLEKLEDRENKLLNPQWAREKQKTKIILWFLSGGAFASFSLLVLLIYLLNQEIGVRKRAESQVAVYQDNLRSLASSLSLAEERERRRLAVFLHDQIGHTLALANIKLGELQKSLLGQFPGYPIAELEKTGSLLEQAIRDTHSLTFKISSPILYELGLAAALEWLTEQVQKDHSISTRLIADGSTDPLDDDVRVLLFQSVNELLVNVVKHAQAQNVEVSIRREDGNLKVEVGDDGVGFQMPQPVPFRRERCGFGLFSIRERLRPYGGFLQVQSEPGAGAHIILTVPLAKDITTYMSHEH, from the coding sequence TTGGGGTCGGGAATAGGGAAAAAGCTGGTCGCGGTATGGATCACCCTGGGGGTGGCGATTTTTGCCACTGTTTACCTGGTTACTTTCCAAGAGCAGCTGCGTCTGGATCTGGACAAGTTGGCGCATATCCGGGAAACCCTTTCCCTGGTTTACGATCTGGAAAATCAACTGGCCGACGCTGAGTCTGCGGCCAGGGGTTATGTCCTCACCAAAGATGAGCAGCAGTTAGACCGATACCATGTAGCTGTCAAAAATATAGACCAAGCCTTCGCCGATCTCTATCAACTGACTGCTGATGAAGCAGGCCCCAGGAGGCTCCTGGATGAGTTGAAACCCCTCATCGAAAAACGACGGGCCTTATTCCAGAAATCCATTGGCCTGGCCCAGCAAATGGAAGGGGAGAAGGGAAGGCAGGCAGTGGCCAAGGAGGGAGCCAGGCTGCAGGACCGGATTCGGAAGGGTCTGGAAAAGCTGGAGGATCGGGAAAATAAATTGCTTAATCCCCAATGGGCCCGAGAGAAGCAGAAGACTAAGATCATTTTATGGTTCCTCTCCGGCGGGGCCTTTGCCAGTTTTTCTCTCCTTGTCCTGCTCATCTATCTCCTCAATCAGGAGATCGGCGTACGCAAAAGAGCGGAAAGCCAAGTGGCTGTTTACCAAGACAACCTGAGGTCCCTGGCTTCCTCTCTGTCCCTGGCCGAAGAGCGGGAGCGCCGGCGCCTGGCGGTCTTTCTCCACGATCAAATCGGCCATACCCTGGCCCTGGCAAACATCAAGCTGGGGGAATTACAAAAGTCCCTCCTTGGCCAGTTTCCCGGATACCCCATTGCGGAACTGGAAAAAACAGGTAGTCTTCTGGAACAAGCCATCCGGGACACCCATTCATTGACATTCAAAATCAGCTCCCCCATACTTTATGAATTGGGATTGGCTGCTGCCCTGGAATGGCTTACGGAGCAGGTCCAAAAAGACCACAGCATCTCCACCCGGCTTATTGCCGATGGCTCCACCGATCCCTTGGACGACGATGTTCGGGTTCTCCTCTTTCAGTCGGTCAATGAACTGTTGGTCAACGTCGTGAAGCACGCTCAGGCTCAGAATGTAGAGGTTTCCATCCGGCGGGAAGACGGGAATCTGAAGGTGGAGGTGGGGGATGATGGCGTGGGTTTCCAGATGCCTCAGCCGGTACCCTTCCGCCGGGAGAGGTGCGGATTTGGCCTCTTTAGCATCCGGGAGCGCTTGCGCCCTTATGGCGGGTTCCTGCAAGTGCAGTCCGAGCCCGGCGCCGGCGCCCATATCATTCTGACCGTTCCCCTGGCGAAGGATATCACCACGTATATGTCCCATGAGCACTAA
- a CDS encoding autotransporter domain-containing protein encodes MTPDLVFSTYLGGAAGSSPLTFGQNAACDALGNIYVTGATQVSNLPVLNAYQPTPAPGSTESAFVAKYNPAGQLLWCTYLGGNNQSMGIGVAATPNGGVAVTGITTSDASGPFPTTLNAFQSKNNGQSDYFVTVFDAKGKLQYSTYLGGSNVEGAVGGTSGQIIFNDDSNNGNCVAVDANGRVYVGGITTSGGGSGAIKFPVTDKTALQKDFAGSRDASLSILDPSKSGAASLVYSSFLGGDRDNQGHSVAVDPSGRYIAVGGFTTSSNFPTTSNAYRSTAPSGGFGPNSSNGFITQFQSSQPGSPSSTYTMRYSTYLGANSSTARDDVYGMTMTPSGLIVATGRTQSSGFPMTTGGPTIFNSAPYLKEGKSGDEPYLVKINPSLNGTASLVYSTFLGGGSASGKWGSWSTSVAVDARGAIYVGGETDAQGALYDPSDLTAPQTFPYTRNAFLQAPQGSEDAMLMQINPSGDSLDYSTYLGGALSDRTYGLAVDPDGNLVLTGLTFSSDFPLQNPAQTWPGNANYQNAFVTKFSPLYAPSNLIIDDGATYPVTGDITYDNEYIGQNSTGTLTQGGFTNTVNNNLKLGQNAGASGTYNLSDGSLSVGGNEYIGYSGTGTFTQTGGTHTVTSILMLAANAGSSGTYSLSGGSLSVEGYGAVGYSGTGTFTQSGGTHSVTALYLGIDAGASGSFTLSDGSLSVGGNEYIGYSGTGSFTQSGGTHTVGSNFFFGAWGGTGSYDLSGGSLSAGTMTLNSGSTFTQTAGTLDFTEFNQSSGTSIFTDLYLGRNADSSSTFNLGGGGVTADNEYVGNSGTGTFTQSGGTNTVNGNLILAVNAGSSGTYNLQGGGLTAGTIIVNSGGLFNQTGGTLNAPITLAGGTVAAGTDNGLGNQTLTINSGTLQAATGTTPTLGNPISVGGDFTLGGANNLTLSGAVGLGGATRTLTVTNSGNTTLSGIISNGGLNINNTAGALTLSGVNTYTGGTTLAGGTLLTGNNSAFGSGAIALNGGTIGASAANITVDNLLTIGGSFNMGGVAGTSITLTSAMNLGGNTLTHNGASDDTLKGNLTSTNSGGSTVTAGTLNLTGNNGGYSGTSTVTGGTLNLQCTGSYAGNNSVSGGILNLNSASLITYSGINTVTGGTLNMSSAGSTYSGASTLSGGTLNLSAGTLSGLLTLNGGTFNLSGTGTYTNAAPLTNSADTTLNIAPGSTLTLTGGLTNNGNTDVNGNLIGNLTNNAGGLVNGSGVITGTLMNNGRVNPGNSPGTLSVVGSYVQTASGTYTAEIASASSYDRINVTGAPGTATLAGAIAPTLYGGFKPRGNQVFPGVLTASGGISGAFSTILNQQFTPTLFWQTRYNPNSVDLWVQRNYTNASLSLNSNQLAVGTMLNSVAGVTSGDLDNVLNAIDYLPDSGSVQNAFKQISPEKAGALTNLGFVSANFQMRNLATRATNLRFVQGENGGSNLNAGGLSFNYSKLDGMMLAYNGASLSNLFSARKKFQAPESRWGLYLDGGAAFGSQNSSINQTGYNFNLGGMTLGADYRLQDNLLVGLATGYSNTSAGFYGSRGSVNTNTVPFNAYAAYFPGSLYAYGSLGYSLNLYDLNRGISFNGISRSATSSTTGNQLNLYGETGYDLKLSHFILTPSATLAYSGLWVGSFTETGAAALNLKVGAQNANSVQTGLGGRLTVPLRLGSVKLVPQGYAFYQHEFANGSRNLNASLSQGSSSFSFQTDAAKRNFVLVGASVTAGLRKNLYAQVNFNAEVGRTGSITQFINAGLRYEF; translated from the coding sequence GTGACTCCGGATTTGGTTTTTTCCACCTATCTGGGAGGAGCGGCTGGCTCCAGTCCGCTTACCTTCGGCCAAAACGCCGCTTGCGACGCACTGGGGAATATCTATGTGACCGGCGCCACCCAGGTCTCAAACCTTCCCGTACTGAACGCCTATCAACCGACCCCGGCGCCAGGCAGCACGGAGTCGGCGTTCGTGGCGAAGTACAATCCTGCCGGCCAGCTGCTTTGGTGCACCTACCTGGGTGGTAACAATCAAAGCATGGGCATTGGGGTGGCTGCCACGCCGAACGGCGGCGTGGCGGTCACCGGCATTACCACTTCAGATGCCTCGGGACCGTTCCCCACCACCCTGAACGCGTTTCAGTCGAAGAACAACGGGCAATCGGATTACTTCGTGACCGTATTTGATGCGAAAGGCAAACTGCAATACTCGACGTACCTGGGTGGGAGCAACGTGGAGGGAGCGGTGGGGGGAACGTCAGGGCAGATCATTTTTAACGACGATAGCAACAACGGCAACTGTGTCGCGGTGGATGCGAACGGTCGGGTCTATGTTGGCGGCATAACCACTTCCGGTGGCGGCAGTGGGGCGATCAAATTCCCAGTGACGGACAAAACCGCCCTCCAGAAAGATTTTGCCGGTTCAAGGGATGCCTCCCTGAGCATCCTCGATCCTTCCAAGAGCGGCGCCGCCTCGTTGGTTTACTCCAGCTTTCTGGGCGGGGACCGCGATAACCAGGGGCACAGCGTCGCGGTGGACCCCTCCGGCCGCTACATTGCCGTGGGCGGCTTTACCACCTCTTCGAACTTCCCCACCACCAGCAACGCCTACCGGAGTACTGCCCCTTCCGGTGGCTTTGGCCCCAATTCAAGCAACGGCTTTATCACCCAATTCCAATCAAGCCAGCCCGGCTCCCCGTCCTCCACATACACCATGCGCTACTCCACCTACCTGGGGGCAAACTCGAGCACCGCCCGAGATGACGTCTACGGCATGACCATGACGCCATCGGGGCTCATCGTGGCCACAGGCCGGACGCAGTCATCAGGCTTTCCGATGACCACGGGAGGCCCCACCATCTTCAATTCCGCCCCCTATCTCAAGGAGGGAAAGTCTGGAGATGAGCCCTACCTCGTGAAGATCAACCCTTCCTTGAATGGCACCGCTTCCCTCGTCTACTCCACTTTCCTGGGAGGCGGATCGGCCAGCGGAAAGTGGGGCAGTTGGAGCACCAGCGTGGCCGTCGATGCGCGGGGCGCGATCTATGTAGGCGGGGAGACCGACGCCCAGGGCGCCCTATATGATCCTTCCGACCTGACGGCGCCCCAGACCTTTCCTTACACCCGCAACGCGTTTCTCCAGGCGCCCCAGGGGAGCGAAGATGCCATGCTCATGCAAATCAACCCAAGCGGCGACTCCCTGGACTACTCTACCTACCTCGGCGGGGCACTCAGTGACCGCACCTACGGACTGGCCGTCGATCCCGACGGCAACCTCGTCCTGACAGGTCTCACCTTTTCCAGCGATTTTCCGTTACAAAATCCGGCACAAACCTGGCCGGGCAACGCCAATTATCAAAACGCCTTTGTGACCAAATTCTCGCCATTATACGCTCCTTCTAATTTGATAATAGACGACGGCGCCACCTATCCGGTGACCGGAGACATCACCTATGATAATGAATATATCGGCCAGAACAGCACCGGCACGCTGACCCAGGGGGGCTTCACCAACACGGTGAACAATAATCTTAAATTAGGCCAAAACGCCGGGGCCAGCGGCACCTATAACTTGAGCGACGGCAGCCTGTCGGTGGGCGGCAATGAATACATCGGCTACTCCGGCACCGGCACCTTCACCCAAACCGGCGGCACTCACACGGTGACCAGTATCCTGATGCTGGCGGCCAATGCCGGTAGCAGCGGCACCTACTCGCTGAGCGGCGGCAGCCTCTCGGTGGAAGGCTATGGAGCCGTGGGCTACTCCGGCACTGGGACCTTTACCCAGAGCGGGGGCACCCATTCGGTGACCGCCCTGTATCTGGGCATCGATGCCGGGGCCAGCGGTTCCTTTACCCTAAGCGACGGCAGCCTCTCGGTGGGAGGCAATGAATACATCGGCTACTCCGGCACCGGCAGTTTCACCCAGTCCGGCGGTACCCATACGGTAGGCAGTAACTTCTTCTTTGGTGCCTGGGGCGGCACCGGCTCCTACGATCTCAGTGGCGGCAGCCTCTCGGCCGGGACCATGACCCTGAACTCCGGGAGTACCTTCACCCAGACCGCCGGCACCCTGGATTTCACAGAATTTAACCAAAGCAGTGGTACCAGCATTTTCACGGATCTTTATCTGGGGAGAAACGCTGACAGCAGCAGCACCTTTAACCTGGGCGGCGGCGGCGTTACTGCGGACAATGAATACGTGGGCAACTCCGGCACCGGAACCTTCACGCAGAGCGGCGGTACCAACACCGTGAATGGCAACCTGATCCTGGCGGTCAATGCAGGCAGCAGTGGCACTTATAACCTCCAGGGAGGTGGCTTGACGGCCGGAACCATTATCGTGAACTCCGGAGGTCTCTTCAACCAGACCGGAGGCACCTTGAATGCGCCCATAACTCTTGCCGGCGGCACTGTAGCGGCGGGCACAGACAACGGCTTGGGGAACCAAACCTTGACCATCAACAGCGGCACGCTACAAGCAGCCACTGGCACGACACCCACCTTGGGCAACCCTATCAGCGTCGGGGGGGATTTCACCCTGGGTGGCGCCAACAATCTCACCCTCAGCGGCGCAGTGGGCCTGGGCGGCGCCACCCGCACCCTTACTGTGACCAACTCTGGCAATACCACCCTATCGGGCATCATCAGCAACGGTGGCCTCAATATTAACAATACCGCCGGCGCCCTGACCTTGTCCGGGGTCAACACTTATACCGGCGGGACCACTCTCGCGGGCGGCACTCTGCTGACGGGCAACAACTCCGCTTTCGGCTCCGGCGCCATAGCCCTCAACGGCGGCACCATCGGGGCCAGCGCTGCGAACATTACGGTGGACAACCTTTTGACTATAGGCGGCAGCTTCAATATGGGCGGCGTAGCCGGAACTAGTATAACCCTCACAAGCGCCATGAATTTAGGGGGCAACACGCTAACGCACAACGGCGCCAGCGATGATACCTTAAAAGGCAATCTGACCAGCACGAACAGCGGCGGCAGCACCGTCACCGCCGGAACCTTGAACTTGACAGGGAACAACGGCGGCTATAGTGGGACCTCAACGGTAACGGGTGGCACTCTGAATCTGCAATGTACGGGCAGCTATGCCGGCAACAATTCGGTAAGCGGCGGCATCCTGAACTTGAACAGTGCGTCTCTCATAACTTATAGCGGGATAAATACAGTGACGGGCGGCACCTTGAATATGAGCAGCGCCGGGTCCACTTATAGCGGCGCCAGCACCCTTTCAGGTGGGACGCTGAACCTGAGCGCCGGTACCCTGTCCGGACTTTTGACCTTAAATGGCGGCACCTTCAATCTGTCAGGGACTGGGACCTATACGAACGCTGCCCCCTTGACCAATTCAGCGGACACCACGTTAAACATTGCCCCAGGTAGCACCTTGACCTTAACCGGCGGTCTGACCAACAACGGCAATACCGATGTCAATGGCAACCTAATCGGCAACCTGACCAACAATGCCGGCGGATTGGTGAATGGCTCGGGGGTCATCACCGGCACCCTGATGAACAATGGCAGGGTCAATCCCGGTAACTCTCCCGGCACCCTGAGTGTGGTGGGTAGCTATGTTCAGACCGCCTCAGGCACCTATACTGCAGAAATTGCCTCGGCTTCATCCTATGATCGCATCAACGTCACCGGCGCTCCGGGTACCGCCACTCTGGCTGGCGCTATCGCCCCTACGCTGTACGGCGGATTCAAACCCCGGGGCAACCAGGTCTTTCCCGGGGTCCTGACGGCCAGCGGCGGTATCTCCGGCGCCTTCAGCACCATCCTCAACCAGCAGTTCACCCCCACCCTGTTCTGGCAGACGCGTTACAACCCTAACAGCGTCGACCTCTGGGTGCAGCGCAATTATACCAACGCCAGTCTCAGTCTAAACTCCAACCAACTGGCGGTGGGAACCATGCTCAACAGCGTGGCCGGGGTGACTAGCGGCGACCTGGATAATGTCCTGAACGCCATCGACTATCTGCCGGATAGTGGCAGCGTACAAAATGCCTTCAAGCAGATCTCCCCGGAAAAGGCCGGGGCCCTTACCAACCTGGGGTTTGTGTCGGCTAACTTTCAGATGCGTAACCTGGCCACCCGGGCCACTAACCTGCGCTTTGTCCAGGGCGAAAATGGCGGCAGCAATCTTAATGCCGGAGGCCTAAGCTTCAATTACTCCAAGCTGGATGGGATGATGCTGGCTTACAACGGCGCCTCTCTTTCCAATCTGTTCAGCGCCAGGAAGAAGTTCCAAGCCCCGGAGAGCCGCTGGGGTCTCTATCTGGACGGCGGAGCGGCCTTTGGCAGCCAAAACTCCTCCATCAACCAGACTGGCTACAACTTTAACCTGGGTGGTATGACTTTAGGAGCCGACTACCGGCTGCAGGACAACCTTCTGGTGGGCCTGGCCACGGGGTACAGTAACACCAGTGCCGGATTCTACGGCTCCCGGGGCAGCGTGAACACCAATACCGTGCCCTTCAACGCCTACGCTGCCTATTTCCCTGGCTCCCTCTACGCCTACGGCTCGCTGGGCTATTCTCTCAACCTCTACGACCTGAACCGGGGCATCAGCTTTAACGGCATTAGCCGTAGCGCCACCAGTTCTACTACCGGCAACCAACTGAACCTGTATGGCGAGACCGGCTATGACCTGAAACTCAGCCACTTCATCCTGACGCCGTCTGCCACCCTGGCATACTCCGGCCTCTGGGTGGGCAGCTTTACGGAAACAGGGGCCGCGGCCCTGAACCTGAAGGTAGGGGCCCAAAACGCCAATTCCGTGCAAACCGGCCTGGGCGGCCGTCTCACCGTCCCCCTCCGGCTGGGCTCGGTCAAGCTGGTCCCCCAGGGCTATGCCTTCTATCAACACGAGTTCGCCAACGGTAGCCGGAACCTTAATGCCAGCCTGAGCCAGGGGAGCAGCAGCTTTAGCTTCCAGACCGACGCCGCCAAGCGGAACTTCGTCCTGGTAGGGGCGAGCGTCACTGCGGGACTGAGGAAGAATCTCTACGCCCAGGTCAACTTCAACGCCGAGGTGGGCCGGACCGGCTCCATCACCCAATTCATCAACGCCGGACTACGATATGAGTTTTAG
- a CDS encoding cation:proton antiporter has translation MEHVWFTAASWLGVALLASLISIRTGISVALVEIFLGVMAGNFLGFHSAPWIDVLAAFGSMMLTFLAGAEIDPVSFKKHLKPSLVIGFISFLFPFLGAWSFAHYVSGWDWQAAQIAGIALSTTSVAVVYAVMVETGLNETDIGKLILAACFVTDLGTVLALGVLFANFNRWMLVFVVVTCIALWMLPRLSRWMFKKYGGRVSEPEVKFIFLVLCFLGALAVTANSEAVLPAYLFGLVVAGVFVQDKVLMRRMRTITFTLLTPFFFIKAGALISLPALYTGIVLILILLGVKLAAKIIGVWPLCRAFKMPYRESNYTTLLMSTGLTFGSISALYGLTRGIVSQDQYSILVTVVIGSAVVPTFIAQTWFQPKTVVPYEPAYIGSPEHVLHMPEEYEV, from the coding sequence ATGGAGCACGTATGGTTCACCGCGGCCAGTTGGCTCGGCGTAGCGTTGTTAGCCAGCCTCATTTCCATCCGCACCGGCATCTCGGTAGCCCTCGTGGAAATCTTCTTGGGGGTGATGGCGGGAAACTTTTTAGGATTCCACTCGGCCCCCTGGATCGATGTCCTGGCTGCTTTCGGGTCCATGATGCTGACCTTCCTGGCGGGGGCCGAAATCGATCCCGTCTCCTTCAAGAAGCATCTCAAACCCAGCCTGGTGATCGGCTTCATCTCATTTTTATTTCCCTTCTTGGGAGCCTGGTCCTTTGCCCACTACGTCTCCGGCTGGGACTGGCAAGCCGCCCAGATTGCCGGCATCGCCCTGTCCACCACCTCGGTGGCCGTGGTTTATGCCGTCATGGTGGAAACCGGCTTGAATGAAACCGACATCGGCAAGCTCATCCTGGCCGCCTGTTTCGTCACCGACCTGGGCACGGTGCTGGCCTTGGGAGTGCTGTTTGCCAATTTTAACCGTTGGATGCTCGTTTTTGTCGTGGTTACCTGCATTGCCCTGTGGATGCTGCCGCGTCTCAGCCGTTGGATGTTCAAAAAATATGGCGGCCGGGTCAGCGAACCGGAGGTTAAGTTCATCTTTTTGGTTCTCTGCTTTCTGGGCGCCCTGGCAGTCACGGCCAACAGTGAAGCGGTGTTGCCGGCTTATCTGTTCGGGCTGGTGGTCGCCGGCGTGTTCGTGCAAGACAAAGTCCTGATGCGGCGCATGCGGACCATCACGTTCACCTTGTTAACCCCTTTTTTCTTTATTAAGGCCGGTGCCTTGATCTCCCTACCAGCTTTGTACACGGGAATCGTTCTGATCCTTATCCTGCTGGGGGTTAAGCTCGCCGCCAAAATCATCGGGGTCTGGCCGCTATGCCGGGCCTTTAAGATGCCGTATAGGGAAAGTAATTATACTACTTTGCTTATGTCCACCGGCCTCACTTTCGGCAGTATTTCGGCACTTTACGGGCTTACTCGCGGAATTGTCAGTCAGGACCAATATTCCATCCTGGTAACGGTGGTCATCGGTTCTGCGGTGGTGCCGACCTTTATTGCCCAAACCTGGTTCCAACCCAAGACCGTGGTACCTTATGAGCCTGCATATATCGGCAGCCCCGAGCATGTTTTGCACATGCCGGAGGAATATGAGGTTTAA
- a CDS encoding universal stress protein, with translation MFKKILLAYDGSEGANRALEAAIELAQLHQGKIWALAVEENLPHVIATVGEFQDTKEQANEKFRKLLQEAHARAEKAGVELKALLRGGHPAQTIIGVAQEGEFDVILVGHSGLSGVWAAFLGTTAEKVSRHAPCSVLIVR, from the coding sequence ATGTTTAAAAAAATCCTGCTGGCCTATGATGGATCGGAAGGGGCGAATAGGGCCCTTGAGGCTGCCATTGAATTGGCTCAACTTCACCAGGGGAAGATTTGGGCGCTGGCGGTAGAGGAAAATCTGCCGCACGTCATCGCCACCGTCGGCGAGTTTCAGGATACCAAGGAACAGGCCAACGAAAAATTCCGCAAGCTGCTCCAGGAGGCTCATGCCCGGGCCGAAAAAGCCGGGGTTGAGTTAAAGGCTCTGCTGCGCGGCGGTCACCCGGCCCAGACTATCATCGGTGTAGCCCAAGAAGGTGAATTTGACGTGATCTTGGTGGGGCATAGCGGTCTTTCCGGGGTTTGGGCGGCATTCTTAGGGACTACTGCCGAAAAGGTGAGCCGCCATGCTCCATGCAGCGTCCTCATAGTCCGTTAG